A part of Pseudomonas sp. HR96 genomic DNA contains:
- a CDS encoding fasciclin domain-containing protein, whose protein sequence is MKRTSIKAPMLGSLLALALCAGMQAVPAQAADMSMNSVMVGGQAMMPQKDIVDNAVNSADHTTLVAAVKAAGLVDTLKGKGPFTVFAPVNAAFAALPAGTVDTLLKPENKATLTHILTYHVVAGKLDMMELEKRIKAGGGKAELTTVAGGKLWVKMNGPHNIVIMDEKGMTADISTYDVMQSNGVIHVIDKVLMPKS, encoded by the coding sequence ATGAAGCGTACTTCGATCAAGGCTCCAATGCTCGGCAGCCTCCTGGCCCTGGCCCTCTGCGCCGGCATGCAGGCGGTACCGGCGCAGGCAGCGGACATGAGCATGAATTCGGTGATGGTGGGCGGCCAGGCGATGATGCCGCAGAAGGACATCGTCGATAACGCGGTGAACTCCGCCGACCACACCACCCTGGTCGCTGCCGTGAAGGCCGCCGGGCTGGTCGATACCCTCAAGGGCAAGGGCCCGTTCACCGTGTTCGCGCCGGTCAACGCCGCGTTCGCCGCGCTGCCGGCCGGCACCGTCGACACCCTGCTCAAACCGGAGAACAAGGCCACTCTCACGCACATCCTCACCTACCACGTGGTGGCCGGCAAACTGGACATGATGGAGCTGGAAAAACGCATCAAGGCCGGGGGCGGCAAGGCCGAGTTGACCACCGTGGCCGGTGGCAAGCTGTGGGTGAAGATGAACGGCCCGCATAACATCGTGATCATGGACGAAAAAGGCATGACCGCCGACATCAGCACCTATGATGTGATGCAATCCAATGGCGTGATCCACGTCATCGATAAAGTGCTGATGCCCAAGAGCTGA
- a CDS encoding glucose/quinate/shikimate family membrane-bound PQQ-dependent dehydrogenase, whose translation MSKSSSSAAPCRWPVWVAALGALVFGLFFAVGGGYLVSLHGSWYFLLAGLGLLASAVLLFKQRLAGAWLFAAVMVLSIVWALADAGLNFWPLISRLFALGVLSLVVALVYPTLRRNNGLAGQGGYALSAVLAVALVAGGWGMFVPHDPVSPTGTGPGLTKVDPAKAQKNWAHYGNDEGGSRFAALDQINRDNVAKLVPLWTAHTGDIAISDGNGAEDQNTPLQIGDKVFVCTPHNNILALDADTGKQLWKADINAKSKVWQRCRGLAYFDASAAVAQPVDGSTPAAPVAVPAGAACQRRLLTNTIDARLIAVDADTGALCQGFGNNGQVDLKAGLGDVPDSYYQLSSPPLMAGTTVVVGGRVADNVQTDMPGGVIRGFDVVTGAMRWAFDPGNPQDKQAPAGGATYVRSTPNSWAPMSYDPAMNTVFLPMGSSSTDIYGVERTDLNHKYGASILALNATTGAEKWVYQTVHNDLWDFDLPMQPTLSDFTKADGSKVPAVVIGTKAGQIYVLDRATGKPLTEVKEVPVKAADIPNEPYSPTQPMSVGMPQIGVPHFTESDMWGATPFDQLLCRIAFKKMRYDGLYTAPGTDVSLSFPGSLGGMNWGGISTDPVHGFIFVNDMRLGLWSQMVPQQKDAKTSAGGEALNTGMGAVPLKGTPYAVNKNRFLSVAGIPCQAPPFGTLTAIDMKTQKVAWQVPVGTVQDTGPMGIKMHLPLPIGMPTLGGTLSTQGGLVFIAGTQDYYLRAFNSATGEEAWKGRLPVGSQGGPMTYVSPKTGKQYIIITASGARQSPDRSDLVIAYGLPDSQ comes from the coding sequence ATGAGTAAATCTTCGTCTTCGGCCGCCCCGTGCCGCTGGCCCGTCTGGGTCGCGGCGCTGGGTGCGCTGGTATTTGGATTGTTCTTCGCCGTCGGCGGCGGCTACCTCGTTTCGCTGCACGGCAGTTGGTATTTCCTGCTGGCGGGCCTTGGCCTGCTGGCCTCGGCCGTGCTGCTGTTCAAGCAGCGCCTGGCCGGCGCCTGGCTGTTCGCTGCGGTGATGGTGCTGAGCATCGTCTGGGCCCTGGCCGACGCCGGGCTGAATTTCTGGCCGCTGATTTCGCGCCTGTTCGCCCTCGGCGTGCTGAGCCTGGTGGTGGCGTTGGTCTATCCCACCCTGCGCCGTAACAATGGCCTGGCCGGCCAGGGCGGCTACGCCCTGAGCGCCGTGCTGGCCGTGGCCCTGGTGGCTGGCGGTTGGGGCATGTTCGTGCCCCACGATCCGGTCTCGCCGACCGGCACCGGCCCGGGCCTGACCAAGGTCGACCCGGCCAAGGCGCAGAAGAACTGGGCCCATTACGGCAATGACGAAGGTGGCAGCCGCTTCGCCGCGCTGGACCAGATCAACCGTGACAACGTCGCCAAGCTGGTGCCGCTGTGGACCGCGCACACCGGCGACATCGCCATCAGCGACGGCAACGGCGCCGAAGACCAGAACACCCCGTTGCAGATCGGCGACAAGGTCTTCGTCTGCACCCCGCACAACAACATCCTCGCGCTGGATGCCGACACCGGCAAGCAGCTGTGGAAGGCCGACATCAACGCCAAGAGCAAGGTCTGGCAGCGTTGCCGCGGCCTGGCCTATTTCGACGCCAGCGCCGCCGTCGCCCAGCCGGTCGACGGCAGCACCCCGGCGGCCCCTGTGGCCGTGCCGGCCGGTGCCGCCTGCCAGCGTCGCCTGCTGACCAACACCATCGATGCGCGCCTGATCGCGGTCGATGCCGACACCGGCGCGCTGTGCCAGGGCTTCGGCAACAACGGCCAGGTTGACCTCAAAGCCGGCCTCGGTGACGTTCCGGACTCCTACTACCAGCTGTCGTCGCCACCCCTCATGGCCGGCACCACCGTGGTGGTGGGCGGCCGCGTCGCCGACAACGTGCAGACCGACATGCCCGGTGGCGTGATCCGCGGTTTCGACGTGGTCACCGGCGCCATGCGCTGGGCCTTCGACCCGGGCAACCCGCAGGACAAGCAGGCCCCTGCCGGCGGCGCCACCTATGTGCGCAGCACGCCGAACAGCTGGGCGCCGATGTCCTACGACCCGGCGATGAACACCGTGTTCCTGCCGATGGGCAGCTCGTCCACCGACATCTACGGTGTCGAACGTACCGACCTGAACCACAAATACGGCGCCTCGATCCTCGCCCTGAACGCCACCACCGGCGCCGAGAAGTGGGTCTACCAGACCGTGCACAACGACCTGTGGGACTTCGACCTGCCGATGCAGCCGACCCTCAGCGACTTCACCAAGGCCGATGGCAGCAAGGTGCCGGCCGTAGTGATCGGCACCAAGGCCGGGCAGATCTACGTGCTCGACCGCGCCACCGGCAAACCGCTGACCGAAGTCAAGGAAGTCCCGGTCAAGGCCGCCGACATCCCCAACGAGCCATACTCGCCGACTCAGCCAATGTCGGTGGGCATGCCGCAGATCGGCGTGCCGCACTTCACCGAATCGGACATGTGGGGCGCGACCCCGTTCGATCAGCTGCTGTGCCGCATCGCCTTCAAGAAGATGCGCTATGACGGCCTGTATACCGCGCCGGGTACCGACGTCTCGCTGAGCTTTCCAGGTTCCCTGGGTGGCATGAACTGGGGCGGCATCTCCACCGACCCGGTGCATGGCTTCATCTTCGTCAACGACATGCGTCTGGGGCTGTGGAGCCAGATGGTGCCGCAGCAGAAAGACGCCAAGACCTCGGCGGGTGGCGAAGCGCTGAACACCGGCATGGGTGCGGTACCGCTCAAGGGCACGCCTTACGCCGTGAACAAGAACCGCTTCCTGTCGGTGGCCGGTATTCCGTGCCAGGCGCCGCCGTTCGGCACCCTGACCGCGATCGACATGAAAACCCAGAAGGTCGCCTGGCAGGTACCGGTCGGTACCGTACAGGACACCGGCCCTATGGGGATCAAGATGCACCTGCCGCTGCCGATCGGCATGCCGACCCTCGGCGGTACGCTGTCGACCCAGGGTGGCCTGGTGTTCATCGCCGGTACTCAGGACTACTACCTGCGCGCCTTCAACTCGGCCACCGGCGAGGAAGCCTGGAAAGGCCGCCTGCCTGTCGGCAGCCAGGGCGGCCCGATGACCTACGTGTCGCCGAAAACCGGCAAGCAGTACATCATCATCACCGCCAGCGGCGCCCGCCAGTCGCCTGATCGCAGCGACCTGGTGATTGCCTACGGGTTGCCGGACAGCCAATAA
- a CDS encoding glutathione S-transferase, translating into MSAPSMTLYSNPASPFARKVRVLLAETGQLARVELKLTQPTPVNPDPALVGENPLGKLPALVLADGEVLYDSRVICEYLDSQHGGLPLLPTSGASRWRRLTLASLADGVLDAALLIRYETALRPEPKHWDQWLGNQALKIERGLAYLEQSALAELGGHFDIAGIGVACALGYLDFRQPQLAWRERYPQLAAWFAEVSQRPSMQGTQPLA; encoded by the coding sequence ATGTCCGCACCGAGCATGACCCTGTACTCCAACCCGGCGTCGCCATTCGCCCGCAAGGTGCGTGTGCTACTGGCCGAAACCGGCCAGCTGGCGCGCGTCGAGCTCAAGCTGACGCAACCGACACCGGTCAATCCGGACCCGGCGCTGGTCGGCGAGAACCCGTTGGGCAAACTGCCTGCGCTGGTGCTGGCCGACGGTGAAGTGCTGTACGACAGCCGGGTGATCTGCGAGTACCTCGACAGCCAGCACGGCGGCCTGCCGCTGTTGCCGACCTCGGGGGCTTCACGCTGGCGGCGCCTGACCCTGGCCTCGCTGGCAGACGGCGTGCTCGATGCGGCGTTGTTGATCCGCTACGAAACGGCGCTGCGGCCCGAGCCAAAGCACTGGGATCAGTGGCTGGGCAACCAGGCCCTGAAAATCGAGCGCGGCCTTGCCTACCTCGAGCAGTCGGCGCTCGCCGAGCTCGGCGGTCACTTCGACATCGCCGGCATCGGCGTGGCCTGCGCGCTGGGCTACCTGGACTTTCGCCAGCCGCAACTGGCCTGGCGCGAGCGCTATCCGCAGCTGGCCGCCTGGTTTGCCGAGGTGAGCCAGCGACCATCGATGCAAGGCACCCAGCCGCTGGCGTGA
- a CDS encoding DUF2780 domain-containing protein: MKIFRGAALVSLMAVAASPVWAFNLNDAVNAASTLNGNKSNGAAVSAAPDAAGLLNTLGTQLKVTPQQAVGGTGAMLGLAKNKLDPSQYTALTKQVPGLDSLSGSNALGGANGLGGLLGNSGGNQSALNNALGNVKSTSDLNSAFSALGMNSGMVGQFAPVILQYLGGQGVAGSTLSSLGSIWGVKQ, translated from the coding sequence ATGAAGATTTTTCGTGGTGCAGCGCTGGTATCGCTCATGGCCGTAGCGGCCAGCCCGGTATGGGCGTTCAACCTCAACGACGCGGTCAACGCGGCGTCCACCCTCAATGGCAACAAGAGCAACGGCGCCGCCGTGAGCGCGGCGCCCGACGCAGCGGGCCTGCTCAATACCCTCGGCACCCAGCTGAAGGTCACCCCGCAGCAGGCGGTGGGCGGCACCGGCGCGATGCTTGGGCTGGCCAAGAACAAGCTCGACCCTTCGCAGTACACCGCGTTGACCAAGCAAGTGCCGGGGCTCGACTCGTTGAGCGGCAGCAACGCCCTGGGCGGCGCCAATGGCCTCGGCGGCCTGCTGGGCAACAGCGGCGGTAATCAATCGGCGCTGAACAATGCCCTGGGCAACGTCAAGAGCACCAGCGACCTGAACAGCGCCTTCAGCGCACTGGGCATGAACAGCGGCATGGTCGGCCAGTTCGCTCCGGTGATCCTGCAGTACCTGGGCGGCCAGGGTGTGGCCGGCAGCACCTTGAGCAGCCTGGGCAGCATCTGGGGTGTGAAGCAATAG
- a CDS encoding TonB-dependent siderophore receptor — translation MSRSLHALLRPSLMAAAIALALPSVATVAYAVDQASASRAYDLPAGPLASTLNQIASQAGLTLALNPSLAAGKTSAPVHGQYNGIGALSAALNGSGLQLQQGASGTFTLVAIPQGTLALPETQINSSADSESAWGAVSGYRATRTAAGTKTDTALAEIPRSVSVITRAQMTDRAVQNLDDALRYMPGVIASSYGSDSRADWLKVRGFEPTQFLDGLPLPKGAYVMPKEETWDLERIALLRGPASSIYGQTPPGGLLDMVSRRPEDTASHEVQMQIGSYQRKQISFDSTGPIDDEGKFLYRVSGVVRDANTSVDHVDDKRYNIAPSLTWNIDTDTRLTFLSQFTRDDTGITSQFLPLQGTKLATPAGTVKYHENLGDPNWEFYDKTYYALGYAFEHRFNDVWQFRQNLRYTKSDLSFQAITAGGYYGSVADDGTVARGANVVNEDISQFAVDNNLQANFSTGAIDHTLLLGLDYQHINHNYKWLYGSAPTSNIINPIYGQDFGNVSYTAYNNYNQKTDDVGLYAQDQLALDQWRLTLGGREDYSKVDSIFYNDNDARDTRRDHAFTGNAALSYVFDNGITPYISYAESFQPEAGGTAGAAYKPSTGKQYEAGIKYQPPGSDLLFTAAAYDLTRENIVVTSNNGISAPVGEVKVRGFELEATGSVNENLKLTAAYTYANSKMTKTTNSLDKNRPLPLTPENQASAWADYTWHNGWLDGFGMGFGVRYVGATDNVAIGSLAYVRAKSDGHTPDYTLYDAAVHYDLGVLGSTFKGASVAINANNVFDKEYISTCDGFYCYYGDRRNVMASVNYKW, via the coding sequence ATGTCCCGCTCGTTGCACGCCCTGCTTCGCCCCAGCCTGATGGCCGCCGCCATTGCCCTGGCCCTGCCGTCGGTGGCCACCGTGGCCTACGCCGTCGACCAGGCCAGTGCTTCGCGGGCCTACGATCTGCCCGCCGGCCCCCTGGCCAGCACCCTGAACCAGATCGCCAGCCAGGCCGGCCTGACCCTGGCGCTGAACCCGTCGCTGGCCGCCGGCAAGACCTCGGCACCCGTGCACGGCCAGTACAACGGCATCGGCGCACTGAGCGCCGCGCTCAACGGCAGCGGCCTGCAGCTGCAGCAAGGCGCCAGCGGGACTTTTACCTTGGTAGCGATTCCACAAGGGACGCTGGCGCTACCGGAGACCCAGATCAATTCCAGCGCCGACAGTGAAAGCGCCTGGGGCGCCGTCTCCGGCTACCGGGCCACGCGTACTGCCGCTGGCACCAAGACCGACACTGCCCTGGCGGAAATCCCGCGCTCGGTGTCGGTGATCACCCGCGCGCAGATGACCGACCGCGCCGTGCAGAACCTCGACGACGCCCTGCGCTACATGCCAGGCGTGATCGCCAGCAGCTATGGCAGCGACTCGCGTGCCGACTGGCTTAAGGTGCGCGGCTTCGAGCCCACCCAGTTCCTCGACGGCCTTCCGCTGCCCAAGGGCGCCTACGTGATGCCCAAGGAAGAAACCTGGGACCTGGAGCGCATCGCCCTGCTGCGCGGCCCGGCCTCGTCGATCTACGGCCAGACGCCGCCCGGCGGCCTGCTCGACATGGTCAGCCGGCGCCCAGAAGACACCGCCAGCCACGAAGTGCAGATGCAGATCGGCAGCTACCAGCGCAAGCAGATCAGCTTCGACAGCACCGGCCCGATCGACGACGAAGGCAAGTTCCTGTACCGGGTCAGCGGCGTCGTGCGCGACGCCAACACCTCGGTCGACCACGTCGATGACAAGCGCTACAACATCGCCCCCAGCCTGACCTGGAACATCGATACCGACACCCGCCTGACCTTCCTCAGCCAGTTCACCCGCGACGATACCGGCATCACCAGCCAGTTCCTGCCGCTGCAAGGCACCAAGCTGGCAACGCCGGCCGGCACCGTGAAGTACCACGAGAACCTTGGCGACCCGAACTGGGAGTTCTACGACAAGACCTATTACGCGCTGGGCTATGCCTTCGAGCATCGCTTCAACGACGTCTGGCAGTTCCGCCAGAACCTGCGCTACACCAAGAGCGATCTATCGTTCCAGGCCATCACCGCCGGCGGTTACTACGGCTCGGTGGCCGACGACGGCACCGTCGCCCGCGGCGCCAACGTGGTCAACGAAGACATCAGCCAGTTCGCCGTCGATAACAACCTGCAGGCCAACTTCAGCACCGGCGCCATCGACCACACGTTATTGCTGGGCCTGGACTACCAGCACATCAACCACAACTACAAGTGGTTGTACGGCAGCGCGCCGACCAGCAACATCATCAACCCGATCTATGGCCAGGACTTCGGCAACGTCAGCTACACCGCCTACAACAACTACAACCAGAAGACCGACGACGTCGGTCTCTATGCCCAGGACCAGCTGGCCCTCGACCAATGGCGCCTGACCTTGGGTGGCCGCGAGGACTACTCCAAGGTCGACTCGATCTTCTACAACGACAACGACGCCCGGGACACCCGCCGCGACCATGCCTTCACCGGCAATGCCGCGCTCAGCTACGTCTTCGACAATGGCATCACCCCTTACATCTCCTACGCCGAGTCGTTCCAGCCCGAAGCCGGCGGCACCGCCGGCGCGGCCTACAAGCCAAGCACCGGCAAGCAGTACGAAGCCGGCATCAAGTACCAGCCGCCGGGCAGCGACCTGCTGTTCACGGCCGCCGCCTACGACCTGACCCGCGAAAATATCGTGGTCACCAGCAACAACGGCATCAGCGCCCCAGTGGGTGAGGTCAAGGTGCGCGGCTTCGAACTGGAGGCCACCGGCAGCGTCAACGAGAACCTCAAGCTGACCGCCGCCTACACCTACGCCAACAGCAAGATGACCAAGACCACCAACAGCCTGGACAAGAACCGTCCGCTGCCGTTGACCCCGGAAAATCAAGCCTCGGCCTGGGCCGACTACACCTGGCACAATGGCTGGCTCGACGGTTTCGGCATGGGCTTCGGCGTGCGCTACGTCGGTGCCACCGACAACGTGGCGATCGGCAGCCTGGCCTACGTGCGCGCCAAGTCCGACGGCCATACTCCGGACTACACCTTGTACGACGCGGCCGTGCACTACGACCTCGGCGTACTGGGCAGCACCTTCAAGGGCGCCAGCGTGGCGATCAACGCCAACAACGTGTTCGACAAGGAGTACATCTCTACCTGTGACGGTTTCTACTGCTACTACGGCGACCGCCGCAACGTGATGGCCAGCGTCAACTACAAGTGGTGA
- a CDS encoding acyltransferase, with product MRRLFTGCLVALLLILNTLVLIGPLLVFALLKLVFSGYMRDYFSAGVMWIAETWAQIDKAIFALCIPTQWDIRGAEGLRTDTSYLVVCNHQSWVDIPALIQALNRRAPFFKFFLKKELIWVPLLGLAWWALDYPFMKRYSKAFLQRHPELRGHDLEITREACELFKRQPVTVVNYLEGTRMSAAKREAQASPFDHLLVPKAGGVAFVLAAMGEQLDRLLDVTVVYPCNGLSPDGPGERIPGFWDLCCGRVPKVIIDIQSRGIDPALWQGDYENDPVFRLQVQGWVNDMWREKDRRIAQLKAGG from the coding sequence ATGCGTCGCCTGTTCACGGGTTGTCTGGTCGCCCTGCTGCTTATTCTCAATACCCTGGTGCTGATCGGCCCGTTGCTGGTGTTCGCCCTGCTCAAGCTGGTGTTCTCCGGCTATATGCGCGACTACTTCTCGGCCGGGGTGATGTGGATCGCCGAAACCTGGGCGCAAATCGACAAGGCGATCTTCGCCCTCTGCATTCCTACCCAGTGGGACATTCGCGGGGCCGAGGGGCTGCGCACCGACACCTCGTACCTGGTGGTCTGCAACCACCAGTCGTGGGTCGATATCCCGGCGCTGATCCAGGCGCTCAACCGGCGTGCGCCGTTCTTCAAGTTCTTCCTCAAGAAAGAGCTGATCTGGGTGCCCTTGCTCGGCCTGGCCTGGTGGGCGCTGGACTACCCATTCATGAAGCGCTACAGCAAGGCCTTCCTGCAACGCCACCCCGAACTCAGGGGCCATGATCTGGAAATCACCCGGGAGGCCTGCGAACTGTTCAAGCGCCAGCCGGTGACCGTGGTCAACTACCTGGAAGGGACGCGCATGAGCGCCGCCAAGCGCGAGGCCCAGGCCTCGCCGTTCGACCACCTGCTGGTGCCCAAGGCCGGCGGCGTGGCCTTCGTGCTGGCGGCCATGGGCGAACAGCTGGATCGCCTGCTCGACGTCACCGTGGTCTACCCCTGCAATGGCCTCTCGCCCGACGGACCGGGCGAGCGCATTCCGGGGTTCTGGGACCTGTGCTGCGGCCGCGTGCCGAAGGTCATCATCGACATTCAGTCACGGGGGATCGACCCGGCGCTGTGGCAGGGTGACTACGAGAACGACCCGGTATTTCGCCTGCAGGTGCAGGGTTGGGTCAACGACATGTGGCGGGAGAAGGATCGACGCATTGCCCAGTTGAAGGCGGGCGGCTGA
- the fdhA gene encoding formaldehyde dehydrogenase, glutathione-independent has product MSGNRGVVYLGAGKVEVQNIEFPRMQDPRGKRIEHGVILRVVSTNICGSDQHMVRGRTTAQVGLVLGHEITGEVIEVGRDVENLRVGDLVSVPFNVACGRCRSCKEQHTGVCLTVNPARAGGAYGYVDMGDWVGGQAEYVLVPYADFNLLKLPDRDRAMEKIRDLTCLSDILPTGYHGAVTAGVGPGSSVYVAGAGPVGLAAAASARLLGAAVVIVGDVNPARLAHAKAQGFEIADLSTDTPLHEQIAALLGEPEVDSAVDAVGFEARGHGHAGAQSEAPATVLNSLMGVVRVAGKIGIPGLYVTDDPGAVDAAAKVGALSIRFGLGWAKSHSFHTGQTPVMKYNRQLMQAIMWDRINIAEVVGVQVISLDQAPAGYGEFDAGVPKKFVIDPHKLFSAA; this is encoded by the coding sequence ATGTCAGGTAATCGTGGAGTCGTCTATCTCGGCGCCGGCAAGGTCGAAGTACAGAACATCGAATTCCCCAGGATGCAGGACCCACGGGGAAAACGTATCGAACACGGGGTCATCCTGCGGGTGGTCTCGACCAATATCTGCGGTTCGGACCAGCACATGGTGCGCGGCCGTACCACCGCCCAGGTCGGCCTGGTGCTGGGTCATGAAATCACCGGGGAGGTCATCGAGGTCGGTCGCGACGTCGAGAATCTGCGCGTCGGCGACCTGGTTTCAGTGCCGTTCAACGTGGCTTGCGGGCGCTGCCGTTCCTGCAAGGAGCAACACACCGGGGTCTGCCTGACCGTCAACCCGGCCCGCGCCGGCGGCGCCTATGGCTACGTCGACATGGGCGACTGGGTCGGCGGCCAGGCCGAATACGTGCTGGTGCCGTATGCCGACTTCAACCTGCTCAAGCTGCCGGATCGCGATCGCGCCATGGAGAAGATCCGCGACCTGACCTGCCTCTCGGACATCCTGCCGACCGGGTATCACGGCGCGGTGACTGCCGGCGTTGGCCCAGGCAGCAGCGTCTATGTGGCCGGGGCCGGCCCGGTCGGCCTGGCCGCTGCCGCTTCGGCGCGCCTGCTGGGCGCCGCCGTGGTGATCGTCGGCGACGTCAACCCGGCACGCCTGGCCCACGCCAAGGCGCAGGGTTTCGAGATTGCCGACCTGTCCACCGACACCCCGCTGCATGAACAGATCGCTGCGCTGCTCGGCGAGCCGGAGGTCGACAGTGCCGTCGATGCGGTCGGTTTCGAAGCCCGCGGCCACGGCCATGCCGGCGCCCAGAGCGAGGCACCGGCGACGGTGCTCAACTCCTTGATGGGCGTGGTGCGGGTGGCGGGCAAGATCGGCATTCCCGGCCTCTACGTGACCGATGACCCAGGCGCAGTGGACGCCGCCGCCAAGGTCGGTGCCCTGAGCATCCGCTTCGGCCTCGGCTGGGCCAAGTCGCACAGCTTCCACACCGGGCAGACGCCGGTGATGAAGTACAACCGCCAGCTGATGCAGGCGATCATGTGGGACCGCATCAACATCGCCGAAGTGGTAGGGGTGCAGGTCATCAGCCTGGACCAGGCGCCGGCCGGCTATGGCGAGTTCGATGCCGGGGTGCCGAAGAAATTCGTCATCGATCCGCACAAGCTGTTCAGCGCGGCTTGA
- a CDS encoding anti-sigma factor domain-containing protein yields the protein MNYLRPELRRALASDYAIGLMAPAARRRFERLLADDLALRMEVAQWQDTLARLTRDLPEEPLPSHVWRAIVARIEPPRLHPPALPRRRGWRLPALAAGLVLALGIGLLLRPAPAQYSATLSDTGAQPALRLQAYRDHLQIEALHLAAMGNDRSLELWAIPADGVPVSLGLVPVLGKGEMQLSAQQQAVLGKSVTIAVTLEAKGGSPSGKPTGAILYKGVLAAL from the coding sequence ATGAATTACCTCCGTCCCGAATTACGCCGCGCCTTGGCGAGCGACTACGCCATCGGCCTGATGGCGCCGGCGGCCCGGCGCCGTTTCGAAAGGCTGCTGGCCGATGACCTGGCGTTGCGCATGGAGGTCGCGCAGTGGCAGGACACCCTCGCCCGCCTGACCCGCGACTTGCCCGAAGAACCCTTGCCCAGCCACGTCTGGCGCGCCATCGTCGCGCGCATCGAGCCGCCGCGGTTGCACCCGCCCGCCTTGCCGAGACGCAGAGGCTGGCGCCTGCCAGCACTGGCTGCGGGTCTGGTGCTGGCGCTGGGCATCGGCTTGCTGCTGCGCCCGGCACCGGCGCAATACAGCGCCACGTTGAGCGACACCGGCGCGCAACCGGCGCTGCGGCTGCAGGCCTACCGCGATCACCTGCAGATCGAAGCGCTGCACCTGGCGGCCATGGGCAACGACCGCAGCCTGGAGCTATGGGCGATCCCGGCGGACGGCGTGCCGGTGTCGCTGGGCCTGGTGCCGGTGCTGGGCAAGGGGGAAATGCAACTGAGTGCGCAGCAGCAAGCGGTGCTGGGCAAGTCAGTGACCATTGCGGTCACGCTGGAGGCCAAGGGCGGCTCGCCAAGTGGCAAGCCGACCGGGGCTATCTTGTACAAAGGGGTGTTGGCGGCTTTGTAA
- a CDS encoding sigma-70 family RNA polymerase sigma factor, producing MISPAENDEHRQLLGACAQGDRRAFERLYHSVGPRLHGVALRCVTRRALAEEVVQESFVRIWHNAARYDETLSAPLTWMINITRHLAIDLLRKRQEEPLAEQQLETLMDDAPSAFDQLNGDRDTAALNRCLETLEGMQRQSILTAYFHGLSNAELAEHLAAPLGSIKSWIRRGMERLRRCLES from the coding sequence ATGATTTCACCGGCTGAAAACGACGAACATCGGCAGTTGCTCGGCGCCTGCGCTCAGGGTGACCGCCGAGCCTTCGAACGCCTGTACCACAGCGTCGGCCCGCGCCTGCATGGCGTGGCGTTGCGCTGTGTCACGCGCCGCGCGTTGGCCGAAGAAGTGGTGCAGGAAAGTTTCGTGCGCATCTGGCACAACGCTGCACGCTACGACGAGACGCTCAGCGCGCCGCTGACCTGGATGATCAATATCACCCGCCACCTGGCCATCGACCTGCTGCGCAAGCGCCAGGAAGAACCGCTGGCTGAGCAGCAGCTCGAAACGCTGATGGACGATGCACCCTCGGCTTTCGACCAGTTGAACGGCGACCGCGACACTGCGGCCCTGAACCGCTGCCTCGAGACGCTGGAGGGCATGCAGCGCCAGTCGATCCTGACCGCCTACTTTCACGGGCTGTCCAATGCCGAGTTGGCCGAGCACCTGGCTGCGCCCCTGGGCTCGATCAAGTCATGGATACGCCGCGGCATGGAGCGTTTGCGCAGGTGCCTGGAATCATGA